The following DNA comes from Papaver somniferum cultivar HN1 chromosome 4, ASM357369v1, whole genome shotgun sequence.
TACCTTTTCTTTCCAGAAGTTCCAAAATTAAGTGCATATCTATCAGTTCGCAGTGGAATTGTTAACGACTttgtttaatattattttttataatttatGTAAGTATTTCATgataaccctataaatacccggACCCGGCAAATACTCGTTGTTTTTATTGAGTCCGGTTCTGGATCCATATAATCAGGTTCCGGACCCGGAACCATTAGGAAACGGAACCGACTAAAATAAACAGATCTCGGTTCCCGGTCCCATGATATTTTGAGTGATCCGGACCTATTGACAGCCCTAGTGGAGAGATTAAGATCTTTTTTTAAAGTTTTGAAGATTTCCCATGTCTATAGGGAAACTAATAAAATTGTGGATTTAATTACGAGTTACCATCCTCCTATTAGATGGGTGGACGTGAGTATAAAAAAGTTTTTCATGAGTTATGTAATATTATGAGAGGGGATAGTAAGGGGGAAGCTGTATTCCTATAattattttcacttttttttttgttgttgttgttgtagtttttgtttttgtttttgttttgagtttCTGATTGTAAGGTGTGGTCCCCTTAAACCCAGCTGTTTGGTAAGGAAAAAAAAACCTCTGCTCCCGGAGATAAAAATTCCAAGGCTAGGCACGGTGGACCTAATCGACCGTCTTTGACCGAGGCAGTTTCCCTAACAAAAAGAATCGACTTTCTTTTCCTGGCTAGTTTGAGGCCTATATGTTTTATTTGAAGTCTACCATTAGAAGAAAAAATTGGATATTCtgaaataaaatcaaaaactcCTTATCTAATTTTTTTAGTTAATGGATAATTTTCCCATGATCAGTTAGTATTAATTCGATTGATTAACAAATATTTAATCTTGTTAACTCAGAAATCAACAAATGTTAATGATCgccaaaaatgattttttttttttgtaagatcaCCAACCaagaatcggttgatgttcatGTTCTCATATGTCAATTCTGGTTGATGTTCACCATTCATGGaaaaaacccagaatcggttgataCTGATAACTACTTAGACCGGTTGTAGCTtcaaaaacaaacagaaaaatgcaaaaaatttcttttacCAGAACCGGTGGATATGAACCTTCACATTGACCGATTATCTGATAGTGTTGAAAAACATCAAACATAATTTAAATCCATACTCGAGCTAAGAATGAGTATGATTTCAaatcgagtatgaaatcatatacTATTTAAAAGTCATACTCATTTTCTGTTCGAGTATAAAATCATACTCGTTTTCAAATTGGGTATAAAATCATACTCATACTAAATTTCATGCTCATTTTCAATTCaggtacaatttttttttcattttgagtaTAAAATTTATACTTGAACTGGAATCGAGTGCACATCACTCGGTTTTagaatgagtatgaaatcatcaTACTCATTATATGATTGAGTATTAACTgaaaaaaaatgggttaaccaAAATTGGTTTTTATTAGTGTCCATATTGGTCGATTCTGGGCTGATGTTCTTCGACCACGTAAAGTATCAAGAACAATCAGTCTGTGTGGACAATCAATCAATTGTTAAAATCGGTTAATGTAAAGTTTGTAAACATTCGTACTAATCGATTCTGGATAAACCCAGACAatcaaactttttgaaaaacttcaATTTTGAATGTGTATGGAATCATCAAAAATCTAATTAATAGAAATGAGTTtgatagaaaaatacccaaaagagcatattttagtagatttaatttAAGTTTTTAAGTTTCAATAATGAGGGTAACTTAGTACTTTTATCCATTGTTTGACATCCTTTATCCCTGTCATCTCTAATCCAGGTGGGTGAACAAATTGATCGGAGGTTTCTTTTCCCTTCTCGTTAAACAAAACTAATCATCCATCATATTCATCAAGTTACATCGTTGTTTAGGGTGTTCAAAGTATAAAAATCAATCGGCCAAACGTTATTGCCAAGTATCTTaagaaaaaattgaaaactcACTCCCtaatcttctctttttcttcatttCCCTGGGGTGCTCTGTGTAATATAGTAGTAAGTCAGAAACATTTATCCCAAATCGAAAGTTTTCAAGGTAATGATTTGATCTTTGTCCATCTTATACTGTTTCTAGTATCCATTTTTATTTGAAGGAAGTGTTATACTGTTGATTCAGTTTGTATAACACTGCATTTCTACTTTTGATTTGGCAGTGTTTAATTTATTGGAACCCTAATAGATATCTTTGAACACCTACCAAAACTTTATTATCCTCGCTCACAAAAATTAGTATAGAGTGATAAAATATTTCTAAGTCGTAATGGATAGAGGAGAAGGAAGTCAACTTGGAAAGGATACAAATTGGGAACACTGTCTCCATCTCTATGAAGAAATAATTGCTAGTGATAATGAGTCTTTACAAATAAAAGCCACGATTAAACTTGGGCGTATTTCAAATGATGTACCTGAAAATGTATTAACACGTGCAATCCCTATCCTCGTTGAGCTTCTTAGGAGACCATTAACCTTAAACAATTCAAATCTGTCAATTCAAGAAGCTTCGTCTTATTGTCTGAGTCGTATTGGTCATTGCCAATGTGGTGATGCTGATTTGATTTTAGCTGCTATTGTCCACTCTGGGGTGGTTCCTTTGGTGTTGAGTTTTTTGCAGAACTCTTCCCAATGTAGTTTAGtaaaattttgatgaaatttcTTTGGAGAATTGTTTCTTTCAGTAATCCAAATCGAGTAGCTGTAGTTTGGAACGGGGGATTTGAAATTGTTCTAGGTTTGCTGGGTTTGTATTTTGATGAATCAAGACGGTATCTGTTAGAGATATTGAGTGCATTAGCATTGATGAGAGAGGTAAGGAGGGTTATTATTAATTCTGGAGGGCTTCCTTTCCTTGTTGAATCTGCTAAGAAGGGAAGCATAGTTTCTCGAGCCAGAGATGCTCACGCGATAGGGTTAATTGGGGCAACAAGAAGAGTCAAACGGATACTTGTAGAATTAGGAGTTGTGCCAGTTCTTGCAGAGCTATTAGGGATAGGAGATACATATACAAAAATAATTGCTGGTAATGCTCTTGGTATAGTTGCATCCCATATTGATTTCTTAAGGCCGGTTGTAGAAGCAGGTGCCATTCCTTTATATGCAGAACTTCTCCAACGAACGGAACCTATAGCTAAAGAAATAGCAGAGGATTTATTTTGCATCTTAGCTGTAGCAGAAGTGAATGCTGTTTCGATATCCGGACACTTAGTAAGGATTCTTCAAGGTGATAATGATGAAGCAAAAGCTGCAGCTGCAGATGTTTTGTGGGATCTCTCCGGTTATAAACACTCAGTATCTATTGCTCGAAGCTCTGGTGCAATTCCAGTTCTAGTTGATATTTTAAGGAACAGTAATGGTGATGTTAGAGAGAAGGTATCTGGGGTCATTGCCCAATTGAGTTATGATGAAGTAGATCGCGGAGCCCTTGCTGATGATGGGGTGATCCCAATTCTGGTTGGTTTGTTGCAGGATGAATTAGAAGAACTTAAGGATAATGCAGCTGAAGCGTTGATTAACTTCTCCGAGGATCCGTTGTTGCGTGATAGAATGTCTGAAGCATTAGACATCCCTTCATTTCAGAGTGTACAAACCAGACTCATCCGGATCCGTGCAACTGATCAGCATATGGTTACCCATTTGAGACAGATGAGCATTGAGCAGTTCACATGGGACCCCGAACTTTCCTAAAGTTTTGGCGATATGTTTTTTTCTTCAGGTATTTGTGAATACTCTTTCGATTTTTTATCGTAGTGGAATGAAGCTatacattttttatttattaagtaTGGTGTAAACAATTTTTCTTTTACATGTGACTACTGATTGGATTGGATTTAACTAGCC
Coding sequences within:
- the LOC113276112 gene encoding armadillo repeat-containing protein 4, which encodes MDRGEGSQLGKDTNWEHCLHLYEEIIASDNESLQIKATIKLGRISNDVPENVLTRAIPILVELLRRPLTLNNSNLSIQEASSYCLSRIGHCQCGDADLILAAIVHSGVFSKILMKFLWRIVSFSNPNRVAVVWNGGFEIVLGLLGLYFDESRRYLLEILSALALMREVRRVIINSGGLPFLVESAKKGSIVSRARDAHAIGLIGATRRVKRILVELGVVPVLAELLGIGDTYTKIIAGNALGIVASHIDFLRPVVEAGAIPLYAELLQRTEPIAKEIAEDLFCILAVAEVNAVSISGHLVRILQGDNDEAKAAAADVLWDLSGYKHSVSIARSSGAIPVLVDILRNSNGDVREKVSGVIAQLSYDEVDRGALADDGVIPILVGLLQDELEELKDNAAEALINFSEDPLLRDRMSEALDIPSFQSVQTRLIRIRATDQHMVTHLRQMSIEQFTWDPELS